A region from the Nonlabens sp. YIK11 genome encodes:
- the trxA gene encoding thioredoxin, producing the protein MALEITDANFEETVLKSDKPVLVDFWAAWCGPCRMVGPIIDEVSTEYTDKAVVGKLDVDANQEFAAKYGVRNIPTVLVFQNGEVVGRQVGVAPKNAYTDALDALL; encoded by the coding sequence ATGGCATTAGAGATAACAGATGCAAATTTTGAAGAAACAGTCCTTAAAAGTGACAAACCTGTTTTGGTTGACTTTTGGGCAGCATGGTGTGGACCATGTCGTATGGTAGGTCCTATCATTGATGAAGTTTCTACTGAATATACAGACAAAGCCGTTGTGGGTAAACTAGATGTTGATGCAAATCAAGAGTTTGCAGCAAAATATGGTGTACGTAACATACCAACAGTTTTGGTATTCCAAAATGGAGAAGTGGTAGGTCGTCAAGTAGGAGTTGCTCCTAAGAATGCCTACACAGACGCATTGGACGCGCTTTTGTAG